In Pleuronectes platessa chromosome 5, fPlePla1.1, whole genome shotgun sequence, a single genomic region encodes these proteins:
- the prcp gene encoding lysosomal Pro-X carboxypeptidase, which yields MMEQGGCGTRVRVRAAALCVLTLCLGSLHVLALKSQLFTRLGGFAPPAETPINYTTLYFDQRIDHFGFLEDGTFKQRYLVADNHWKQPGGPVLFYTGNEGDITWFCNNTGFMWEIAEELGAMLVFAEHRYYGESLPFGQESYSDSKHLNYLTSEQALADFAVLIQSLKSTLPGAQRSPVIAVGGSYGGMLSAWLRMKYPNVVVGALAASAPIWQFPGLVPCGDFHRTVTQDFARSGYNCEANIRKSWKAINNVSSTASGLQWLSEEFSLCSPLKNKMDAVAFKNWLQETWVNLAMVDYPYEANFLQPLPRWPIQVVCKYLSLDSTASDHQLLHGVSQAAKVYYNYTGSSSCLNTSQTATGSLGELGWFYQACTEMVMPMCTDGIQDMFEPEEWNFQAFSDECHSMFGARPRAEWADIVYGGKDIAAHSNIIFSNGGLDPWSAGGVTYNITDSLVSVMIPDGAHHLDLRYSNELDPPSVRAARALELKYFREWIQQVQTVSMP from the exons ATGATGGAGCAGGGAGGCTGCGGGACGCGGGTTCGGGTCAGAGCCGCGGCTCTCTGCGTCCTGACGCTGTGTTTGGGTTCTTTGCACGTGCTCGCGCTCAAGTCCCAACTTTTCACCAGGCTGGGGGGGTTCGCCCCCCCCGCGGAGACCCCCATCAACTACACCACCCTGTACTTTGACCAGAGG ATTGATCACTTTGGATTCCTGGAGGATGGCACATTCAAACAGAGATACCTGGTGGCCGACAACCACTGGAAGCAGCCCGGAGGTCCTGTTTTATTCTACACGGGCAACGAAGGCGACATCACGTGGTTCTGCAACAATACT GGCTTCATGTGGGAAATTGCGGAGGAGTTGGGCGCCATGCTGGTTTTTGCAGAACATCGTTACTATGGAGAATCTCTGCCATTTGGACAAGAGTCTTACAGT GACAGCAAACACCTGAACTACCTGACCTCAGAGCAGGCCTTGGCAGACTTTGCAGTTCTGATTCAAAGCCTGAAGAGCACTTTACCCGGAGCTCAACGCAGCCCAGTGATCGCGGTGGGAGGCTCCTACGGGGGGATGCTCTCTGCCTGGCTCAGGATGAAGTACCCCAATGTAGTTGTCGG AGCTCTGGCGGCCTCCGCTCCAATATGGCAGTTCCCTGGTCTGGTGCCATGTGGCGACTTCCACAGAACAGTAACGCAGGACTTCGCCAGAAGCGGCTATAACTGTGAGGCCAACATTAGAAAGTCGTGGAAGGCAATCAATAACGTCTCCTCCACTG CATCTGGTCTCCAGTGGCTGTCAGAAGAATTCAGTTTGTGCAGCCCTCTCAAAAACAAGATGGACGCCGTGGCCTTCAAGAACTGGCTCCAGGAGACGTGGGTGAACCTGGCGATGGTGGACTACCCGTACGAAGCCAACTTCCTGCAGCCGCTGCCTCGCTGGCCGATCcag GTGGTGTGCAAGTATCTCAGTTTGGATTCCACCGCGTCCGACCACCAGCTCCTGCACGGCGTGTCACAAGCAGCGAAGGTTTACTACAACTACACCGGCAGCTCCTCCTGTCTGAACACATCGCAGACAGCCACCGGCAGCCTCGGGGAACTGGGCTGGTTTTACCAG GCCTGCACGGAGATGGTGATGCCCATGTGCACAGATGGCATCCAGGACATGTTTGAACCCGAGGAGTGGAACTTCCAGGCCTTCTCCGACGAGTGTCACTCCATGTTCGGCGCCAGGCCGCGAGCTGAGTGGGCGGATATCGTCTACGGGGGGAAGGACATCGCTGCTCACAGCAACATCATCTTCAG tAACGGAGGACTTGACCCGTGGTCGGCTGGTGGCGTCACCTACAACATAACCGATTCCCTGGTTTCTGTCATGATCCCGGACGGAGCTCATCACCTGGACCTGCGCTACAGCAACGAGCTGGACCCCCCCTCGGTCCGAGCAGCCCGGGCGCTGGAGCTGAAGTATTTCCGGGAGTGGATCCAGCAGGTTCAAACTGTGTCGATGCCCTGA
- the LOC128440725 gene encoding LOW QUALITY PROTEIN: protein FAM181B (The sequence of the model RefSeq protein was modified relative to this genomic sequence to represent the inferred CDS: inserted 2 bases in 1 codon; deleted 2 bases in 2 codons) codes for MQVVGHKQRVKXPAVPLPLLFDVLTSLVQPPPKISSRPSESLTSTLEFLPELHEQHQDRALVRGEKITCFEETFGSGITADATGVAAGLDRVMAVQTAIMNPQFMNFCFPGSVVEYDVEKGLDGGLLGEAENDEDYKETTRDLLSFIDSASSNIKLALDKPVKSKRKVNHRKYLQKQIKRCTGIITPGNAAEAPVKRQGSPLAQQSPVQSKTLPKRDGVQANLQSKSLAALFSPVKDIRGEKAKKPPLRHRNLPPSFFTEPANCSKVSSTSGMTLKDLERGNPEAVDFFELLGPDYSNMVSEQDLYQNMHLRVQPEMGGLDPASYDAHHLLSGLLYSEPWTSCSGPSKKTGENLRTGPDQPPVYCQSEAGTPGPLEDNALCTLAFPNFFTDCSIPQVTYDLSGGYNRANYSSL; via the exons ATGCAGGTGGTCGGGCACAAGCAAAGAGTTAA TCCCGCGGTCCCTTTGCCCCTCCTCTTTGATGTTCTGACATCATTAGTCCAGCCCCCCCCTAAGATCTCCTCACGTCCCTCGGAGTCCCTCACTTCTACTCTGGAATTTTTACCGGAGCTCCATGAGCAGCATCAGGACCGAGCGCTTGTCAGGGGGGAGAAAATA ACATGCTTTGAGGAAACTTTTGGATCAGGGATCACAGCGGATGCCACAGGTGTAGCCGCC GGCCTCGACAGAGTAATGGCTGTTCAGACTGCGATCATGAACCCTCAGTTCATGAATTTCTGCTTCCCGGGTTCTGTGGTGGAGTACGACGTGGAGAAGGGTCTGGACGGGGGTCTCCTGGGTGAGGCAGAGAATGACGAAGACTACAAAGAGACCACCAGGGACCTGCTGAGCTTCATAGACTCGGCCTCCAGCAATATCAAGCTGGCTCTGGACAAGCCGGTGAAATCCAAAAGGAAAGTCAACCACCGGAAGTATTTGCAGAAGCAGATCAAGAGGTGCACCGGCATCATAACACCAGGAAACGCTGCTGAAGCCCCAGTGAAACGACAGGGCTCCCCTCTGGCCCAGCAGAGCCCTGTGCAGAGCAAAACTCTGCCTAAACGCGATGGAGTCCAGGCCAACCTACAGAGCAAGAGCTTGGCCGCCCTCTTCAGCCCTGTGAAGGATATAAGGGGTGAAAAGGCCAAGAAGCCGCCCCTGAGGCACCGCAACCTGCCCCCCTCTTTCTTCACCGAGCCGGCCAACTGCTCCAAAGTCAGCTCCACGTCTGGGATGACGCTGAAGGACCTGGAGCGAGGGAACCCAGAGGCCGTGGATTTCTTCGAGCTCTTGGGGCCCGATTACAGCAACATGGTCAGTGAACAGGACCTTTATCAAAACATGCATCTGCGGGTGCAGCCGGAGATGGGAGGCCTGGATCCTGCCTCGTACGACGCTCACCATTTGCTCAGCGGTCTCCTCTACTCGGAGCCCTGGACTAGCTGCTCTGGACCCTCTAAGAAAACCGGGGAGAACCTGCGAACAGGCCCGGACCAGCCCCCCGTCTACTGTCAGTCTGAGGCCGGCACCCCGGGGCCCCTGGAGGACAACGCACTGTGCACTTTGGCCTTCCCCAACTTCTTCACAGACTGCTCCATACCTCAGGTCACTTACGATTTAAGTGGTGGTTACAACAGAGCTAATTATTCGTCTCTATGA